A segment of the Bacteroidota bacterium genome:
GTAATTAATGAGTAAGGTCCGATTGAACGAGCGTGCATCTTATCATCAACCATGTGGCCTAATTTCAACATGTAGATAATACCTACAGTAGCCGGTTGGTCAAAGCGCTCACCTGTTCCACCATCAATTAAGAAAGTACGGCCGAATTGAGGAAGACCAGCTTTAGAAGTGTATTCATCGATTTGCTCCATTGAAGCACCGTCGAAAATAGGAGTTGCAAATTTCAATCCTAATTTCTGACCGGCCCACGCCAATACAGTTTCATAAATCTGACCTAAGTTCATACGAGAAGGTACACCAAGAGGATTTAAAACGATATCCACCGGAGTTCCATCTTCTAAGAATGGCATATCTTCTTCTTTTACGATACGCGCAACGATACCTTTGTTACCGTGGCGTCCTGCCATCTTATCACCTACTTTTAACTTACGTTTTTGTGCAATGTAAACTTTCGCTAACTGAACGATACCTGCTGGTAATTCGTCACCAACTGTTACTTGGAACTTCTCACGCTTGTATTGACCAAGTAAATCGTTATACTTAATCATGAAGTTGTGTAACAAGCGTTCGATTTGTTCGTTCTTGTCTTTATCAGTTGTCCAGTTGCTTGGATTAACTTCAGAGTAATCTACTCTTTCTAATAATTTTTGAGTGAATTTTGTTCCGCGAGGAATAATCTCTTCGCCTAAGATATTAGTAACACCTTGTGAAGTGCGACCATTTACTAAAACAAATAACTTATCAATTAATTGAAGTTTTAAATTATGGACATTCTTTTCATGTTCAGAATCTAATTTATCAATTAAAGGTTTTTCTTCTGCCTTAGCCTTTTTATCCTTAATAGCGCGAGAGAATAAACGCTTATCGATTACTACACCCTTTAATGATGGAGGAACGCGTAAAGAAGCATCCTTCACATCACCTGCTTTGTCACCAAAGATAGCGCGTAATAATTTTTCTTCCGGAGAAGGATCTGTTTCACCTTTTGGAGTGATTTTACCGATTAAGATATCACCTTCTTTTACATCAGCACCAACACGAATAATACCTTTGTCGTCAAGATCCTTTGTTGCATCTTCACTTACGTTAGGAATATCCGGAGTTAACTCTTCTAATCCGCGCTTTGTATCACGAACTTCTAAAGTATACTCATCGATGTGAATTGAAGTGAAGATATCATCACGAACAATTTTCTCAGAAATTACGATAGCATCCTCAAAGTTGTAACCTTTCCAAGGCATGAACGCTACTTTTAAGTTGCGGCCTAATGCCAACTCACCGTTTTCGGTAGCATATCCATCACATAATACTTGTCCTTTAGAAACCTTATCACCTTTCTTAACGATTGGCTTTAAGTTCATACAAGTACTCTGATTGGTTTTTTGGAATTTCGTTAACTTATAAGTTCTTACATCACCATCGAAGCTTACTAATTTTTCTTCTTCAGAGCGATTGTAACGAATCACAATTTCATTTGCATCAACATACTCAACAATTCCTTCACCTTCTGCATTGATTAATACACGTGAATCTTGCGCTACACGCGCTTCGATACCGGTACCAACAATTGGAGCTTGCGGACGCATTAAAGGAACCGCCTGACGTTGCATGTTTGATCCCATTAACGCACGGTTAGCATCATCATGCTCTAGGAATGGAATTAACGAAGCAGCGATTGAAGCAATTTGGTTTGGAGCGATGTCCATTAAGTGAATTTTCTCAGGCTCTAATACCGGGAAATCACCTTCATAACGCGCAACCACTTTCTTGCCAATCAAGTTTCCTTTTTCGTCAATTTCAGCGCTGGTTTGAGCAATGTTCTTTTGATCTTCTTCTTCCGCTGTTAAATAAACAATTGGTTTATTTACTTCAATCTTACCTTCTTTAACCGGACGGTAAGGCGTTTCAATAAATCCTAACTTGTTAATTTTAGCGTATACACATAATGAGGAAATCAAACCAATGTTTGGTCCTTCCGGTGTTTCAATTGTACATAAACGACCGTAGTGCGTGTAGTGAACGTCACGTACCTCGAAACCTGCGCGCTCACGAGATAAACCTCCTGGCCCGAGTGCCGATAAACGACGTTTGTGAGTAATCTCTGATAATGGATTGGTTTGATCCATAAACTGAGATAACTGGTTAGTACCAAAGAATGAGTTAATAACTGATGATAATGTTTTAGCATTAATCAAATCAGTTGGAGTAAACACCTCGTTATCGCGAACGTTCATACGCTCACGAATTGTACGCGCCATACGAGCTAAACCTACACCAAATTGAGAGTAAAGCTGCTCACCTACGGTACGTACACGACGGTTACTTAAGTGATCGATATCATCCACATCTGTTTTAGAGTTGATTAATTCGATCAAATATTTAATGATTAGGATCATATCTTCCTTCGTAAGAACACGGATGTTCATTGGGATATCGATTCCTAATTTTTTGTTAATACGGTAACGACCTACTTCTCCTAAATCGTAACGTTTATCAGAGAAGAATAACTTGTCGATAACACCACGAGCGGTTTCTTCATCCGGTGGTTCTGCGTTACGTAATAAACGGTAGATGTATTCAATCGCTTCTTTTTCAGAGTTGGTTGAATCTTTTTGTAAAGTATTGTAGATAATTGCGAAGTCAGCAGTATTAATATCTTCCTTGTGTAAGATGATAGATTTTACTCCTGCGTCAGCGATTAAGTCGATGTGTGCATCTTCTAAAATAGTTTCACGGTCTAAGATAACCTCATTACGTTCGATAGACACCACTTCTCCGGTATCCTCATCTACGAAATCTTCTAACCAGGTTTTTAAAACACGTGCCGCTAAACGACGACCTACTTCACGTTTTAAACCGGCTTTACTAACTTTTACTTCGTCAGCTAAACCAAATATTTCTAAAATTTGTTTATCGCTTTCAAAACCGATGGCGCGTAATAAAGTTGTTACCGGTAACTTTTTCTTACGATCGATGTAAGCATACATTACGTTATTGATATCGGTAGCAAATTCTATCCACGAACCTTTGAAAGGGATAACACGTGCACTATATAATTTTGTTCCATTTGCGTGACGGCTTTGTCCGAAGAACACGCCCGGCGAACGGTGTAACTGAGATACAATTACCCTTTCAGCACCATTGATTACGAAAGAACCTTTCGGTGTCATGTAAGGAATTGTTCCCAAGTATACGTCTTGCATAATGGGTTCGAAATCTTCATGTTCAGGATCGGTACAGTACAAATATAATTTTGCCTTTAAAGGCACACTGTACGTTAATCCACGCTCGATACACTCATCAATTGAGTAGCGAGGCGGATCGATATAATAATCTTTAAACTCTAAAACGAAGTTGTTACGTGCATCCGAAATAGGAAAATTTTCGGCAAACACTTTAAACAAGCCTTCTTTTTTACGGTTCTCAGGTGTTGTTTCTAACTGGAAAAAATCCTGGAAAGATTTAACCTGAATGTCCAAAAAGTCGGGATACTCAATTGGAAACTTATTGGATGAGAAATTAATTCTCGTTTTATTTTTTACTGTTGCAGCCAAGTTATTTAAAGTTAAGTTAGTTAAAGATTAAAGAACCAAAGTACGGGTTGAAATAAATACAAACAGGAAAGGGCCATAAATTATGGCCTTTTCCTTGTTATGTAATTAATTACTTAATTTCAACTTTAGCACCAGCTTCTTCTAAAGCTTTCTTAATAGATTCAGCTTCTTCCTTCGCAATACCTTCTTTTACTGCTTTAGGAGCACCGTCTACTAAGTCTTTAGCTTCTTTCAAGCCAAGTCCTGTTAAATCTTTAACAACTTTTACTACGCCTAATTTACCAGCGCCAGCATCAGTTAAAATTACGTCGAATGCAGTTTTTGCAGCAGCAGCATCGCCACCTGCAGCACCACCACCTGCAACTACTACAGCTGCAGCAGCCGGTTCGATACCGTAATCGTCTTTTAATATTTTTGCTAATTCTTGTACATCTTTCACTGTTAAGTTAACAAGTGTTTCAGCTATTGATTTTACGTCTGCCATTTTATTATGGTTTTAAATTTTTAATAATTGATTGTTTTGTTTTTGTTCTTTTTGATAATTGTTTTTGTTAACGATTACGCCGCAGTTGCTTCGTCGCCACCTTTTTTGTTTTCCAAGCCACCTAATACACGTTTGATTGGTGATTGTAATAACATAACGATGTCGCCGATTAATTCGTTCTTCGACTTCAATGAAGCCAAAGCATCTAATTGTGCATCTCCGATATAAACTGTTTCTTCAACGTAAGCTGCTTTTAAAGCCGGTTTAGAATCCTTTTTACGGAATTCTTTAATCGCCTTTGCAGGAGCGTTTGAAGTTTCGGTAAACATTAAAGCTGTTTCTCCTTTTAATGCAGGAATTAAATCAGCTAATTTGCTGTCGTTAGCACGCTCAATTGCTTTTTTAAGCAATGTGTTTTTAACTACAGTGATGCTTACTTTCTTTTCAAAACAAACCTTACGGAAAGCATTTACTTTTTCAACTGTCAACGATGAACAATCTGCTAAATAGATTTTATTGTTAGCGTTTAATTTTTCCACTAACTCATCTATCATTTTCGATTTTTGCTCTTTATTCATGCGATTTTTTATTAGTTGAATAATTTAGTATCAATGATAATGCCCGGGCTCATAGTGCTGCTCATAGTTACCGACTTCATGTAGGTACCTTTTGCGCTTGATGGCTTTAATTTGATGATAGCTTGAATAACTTCATTAGCGTTCTCTTCGATTTTTTGTGCATCGAAAGATACTTTACCTACGCTAGTATGAATAATACCTGCTTTATCAACTTTAAAGTCAATTTTTCCGCCTTTTGAATCCTGAACGGCCTTACCAACTTCCATGGTTACGGTACCGGTTTTTGGGTTTGGCATTAAACCACGAGGGCCTAACACACGACCTAAAGCACCTACTTTACCCATTACTGAAGGCATAGTAATAATTACATCTACATCGGTCCAACCGCCTTTGATTTTCTCGATGTATTCGTCTAATCCAACGTAATCAGCTCCTGCTGCTTTAGCTTCCGCTTCCTTATCAGGAGTTACGATTGCTAAGATGCGAACAGTTTTTCCAGTACCATGAGGTAATGAAACGATACCGCGTACCATTTGATTAGCTTTCTTAGGATCAACTCCTAAACGGATCGCAAGATCCACAGAAGAATCAAACTTAGTGGTAGTAATTTCTTTTACCACTTTAGCCGCTTCTGTTAGTGAATAGGTCTTGTTTTGGTCGAATTTCGCCAAAGCAGCCTTTCTTTTTTTAGTTAACGTTGCCATTTTTAAGCTAGTTTTTGATTAATAATAATTTAATTAAAAAGGTTTGTTACCTGTAACAGTAACGCCCATGCTGCGTGCAGTACCTGCAACCATGCTCATTGCACTCTCCACTGTAAAACAGTTCATGTCTACAATTTTGTCTTCTGCAATTTTGCGAATTTGATCCCATGAAATAGAACCAACTTTCTTACGGTTACTTTGGCCTGAACCACCTTTAATTTTGGTGACCTCCATAATTTGTGCAGCTACCGGTGGACGTTTGATAATGAAATCAAAAGTCTTGTCGGAATAAACATTGATGATAACAGGTAATACTTTACCTTGTTGTTCCTGAGTTCTGGCATTAAATTGCTTACAGAACTCCATAATGTTTACACCCTTGGCACCTAAAGCAGGACCAATTGGAGGCGATGGGTTAGCAGCTCCACCTTTAATTTGCAACTTTACAATTGCTGATAACTCTTTTGCCATTTTTATTTGTTTTTATTTGTTTAGTTGATAAAGCTAATGTCTCACCTATAACTTTATCGCTTTTATTGTTGGTCTTTCGTTTTGGATTCCGTTTCCGGAGATTTACTTTGAGTTGGAAGCAGCAAAGCGTCTCATGTTCCAAAATCTACTTAACCTTCAATGTTTTTATTCTCTTTCAACTTCTCCGTAACTTAACTCAACAGGAGTTTTACGGCCGAAGATTTTAACTGTAACTTTAATTTTCTTCTTCTCTTCGTTAACCTCTTCAATGATTCCGTTAAATCCATTGAACGGACCATTAATTACTTTCACAGATTCACCTACAACGTAATTTGTTGTTACGGTTCCTTCTGCCTCAGTTAACTCATCCACCTTACCTAATATGCGATTCACTTCTGATAAACGCATTGGCACCGGTTCTCCGCCTTTAGTTTCTCCTAAGAAACCAATCACACCGGTAATGTTTTTAATGATATGAGGAATTTCACCTACCAAAGAAGCTTCGATTAATACGTAACCCGGATAGAAAGAACGTTCTTTCGCGATTTTTTTTCCGTTACGAATCTGAATAATTTTCTCAGTGGGAATTAACACTTGCGAAACGTAATCGTTTAGCTTTAAACGGTTAATTTCAACCTCAATGTATTGCTTCACTTTTTTCTCCTGACCACTAATAGCACGTACCACGTACCATTTTTTAGTTGAAGTTGAAGTGTCTTGTTTTACTTGCGTTGCCATTTCTACAATCTTGTCTAATTAAAATTATAAGCCATTAATCATTTGGTAAGCTAATTCCATTAACTTTCCAAAAGCTGTATCCATAGCAAATACAACTAAAGCAATAATAATTGAAGCAACCATTACCACCATTGCACTGCCTTGTAGTTCTTGCCATGTTGGCCAACTCACTTTCGTTAC
Coding sequences within it:
- a CDS encoding 50S ribosomal protein L1, whose amino-acid sequence is MATLTKKRKAALAKFDQNKTYSLTEAAKVVKEITTTKFDSSVDLAIRLGVDPKKANQMVRGIVSLPHGTGKTVRILAIVTPDKEAEAKAAGADYVGLDEYIEKIKGGWTDVDVIITMPSVMGKVGALGRVLGPRGLMPNPKTGTVTMEVGKAVQDSKGGKIDFKVDKAGIIHTSVGKVSFDAQKIEENANEVIQAIIKLKPSSAKGTYMKSVTMSSTMSPGIIIDTKLFN
- the secE gene encoding preprotein translocase subunit SecE, whose product is MSKIKTYFEETTNELVTKVSWPTWQELQGSAMVVMVASIIIALVVFAMDTAFGKLMELAYQMINGL
- the rplL gene encoding 50S ribosomal protein L7/L12 yields the protein MADVKSIAETLVNLTVKDVQELAKILKDDYGIEPAAAAVVVAGGGAAGGDAAAAKTAFDVILTDAGAGKLGVVKVVKDLTGLGLKEAKDLVDGAPKAVKEGIAKEEAESIKKALEEAGAKVEIK
- the nusG gene encoding transcription termination/antitermination factor NusG → MATQVKQDTSTSTKKWYVVRAISGQEKKVKQYIEVEINRLKLNDYVSQVLIPTEKIIQIRNGKKIAKERSFYPGYVLIEASLVGEIPHIIKNITGVIGFLGETKGGEPVPMRLSEVNRILGKVDELTEAEGTVTTNYVVGESVKVINGPFNGFNGIIEEVNEEKKKIKVTVKIFGRKTPVELSYGEVERE
- the rpoB gene encoding DNA-directed RNA polymerase subunit beta encodes the protein MAATVKNKTRINFSSNKFPIEYPDFLDIQVKSFQDFFQLETTPENRKKEGLFKVFAENFPISDARNNFVLEFKDYYIDPPRYSIDECIERGLTYSVPLKAKLYLYCTDPEHEDFEPIMQDVYLGTIPYMTPKGSFVINGAERVIVSQLHRSPGVFFGQSRHANGTKLYSARVIPFKGSWIEFATDINNVMYAYIDRKKKLPVTTLLRAIGFESDKQILEIFGLADEVKVSKAGLKREVGRRLAARVLKTWLEDFVDEDTGEVVSIERNEVILDRETILEDAHIDLIADAGVKSIILHKEDINTADFAIIYNTLQKDSTNSEKEAIEYIYRLLRNAEPPDEETARGVIDKLFFSDKRYDLGEVGRYRINKKLGIDIPMNIRVLTKEDMILIIKYLIELINSKTDVDDIDHLSNRRVRTVGEQLYSQFGVGLARMARTIRERMNVRDNEVFTPTDLINAKTLSSVINSFFGTNQLSQFMDQTNPLSEITHKRRLSALGPGGLSRERAGFEVRDVHYTHYGRLCTIETPEGPNIGLISSLCVYAKINKLGFIETPYRPVKEGKIEVNKPIVYLTAEEEDQKNIAQTSAEIDEKGNLIGKKVVARYEGDFPVLEPEKIHLMDIAPNQIASIAASLIPFLEHDDANRALMGSNMQRQAVPLMRPQAPIVGTGIEARVAQDSRVLINAEGEGIVEYVDANEIVIRYNRSEEEKLVSFDGDVRTYKLTKFQKTNQSTCMNLKPIVKKGDKVSKGQVLCDGYATENGELALGRNLKVAFMPWKGYNFEDAIVISEKIVRDDIFTSIHIDEYTLEVRDTKRGLEELTPDIPNVSEDATKDLDDKGIIRVGADVKEGDILIGKITPKGETDPSPEEKLLRAIFGDKAGDVKDASLRVPPSLKGVVIDKRLFSRAIKDKKAKAEEKPLIDKLDSEHEKNVHNLKLQLIDKLFVLVNGRTSQGVTNILGEEIIPRGTKFTQKLLERVDYSEVNPSNWTTDKDKNEQIERLLHNFMIKYNDLLGQYKREKFQVTVGDELPAGIVQLAKVYIAQKRKLKVGDKMAGRHGNKGIVARIVKEEDMPFLEDGTPVDIVLNPLGVPSRMNLGQIYETVLAWAGQKLGLKFATPIFDGASMEQIDEYTSKAGLPQFGRTFLIDGGTGERFDQPATVGIIYMLKLGHMVDDKMHARSIGPYSLITQQPLGGKAQFGGQRFGEMEVWALEAYGAANVLQELLTVKSDDVMGRAKAYEAIVKGENIPTPGIPESFNVLLHELRGLALDVTMD
- the rplK gene encoding 50S ribosomal protein L11 gives rise to the protein MAKELSAIVKLQIKGGAANPSPPIGPALGAKGVNIMEFCKQFNARTQEQQGKVLPVIINVYSDKTFDFIIKRPPVAAQIMEVTKIKGGSGQSNRKKVGSISWDQIRKIAEDKIVDMNCFTVESAMSMVAGTARSMGVTVTGNKPF
- a CDS encoding 50S ribosomal protein L10, producing the protein MNKEQKSKMIDELVEKLNANNKIYLADCSSLTVEKVNAFRKVCFEKKVSITVVKNTLLKKAIERANDSKLADLIPALKGETALMFTETSNAPAKAIKEFRKKDSKPALKAAYVEETVYIGDAQLDALASLKSKNELIGDIVMLLQSPIKRVLGGLENKKGGDEATAA